A stretch of Haemophilus influenzae DNA encodes these proteins:
- the clpP gene encoding ATP-dependent Clp endopeptidase proteolytic subunit ClpP, which yields MSSFNEKGKKMSVIPMVVEQTSRGERSYDIYSRLLKERVIFLSGEVEDRMANLIVAQLLFLESEDPTKDINIYINSPGGSVTAGMAIYDTMQFIKPDIRTLCIGQACSMGAFLLAGGTAGKRAALPNARVMIHQPLGGFRGQASDIQIHAQEILKIKHTLNDRLAFHTGQSIERIEKDTDRDNFMSAEEAQAYGLVDEVLVKR from the coding sequence ATTAGCAGTTTTAATGAAAAAGGTAAGAAAATGAGTGTAATTCCTATGGTCGTTGAACAGACTTCGCGTGGCGAACGTTCGTACGACATTTATTCCCGTTTATTAAAAGAACGTGTGATTTTCCTAAGTGGAGAAGTGGAAGATCGTATGGCAAATTTAATTGTGGCACAGCTTCTTTTTTTAGAATCGGAAGATCCAACTAAAGACATCAATATTTATATCAACTCTCCAGGCGGTTCTGTGACCGCAGGTATGGCAATTTACGACACAATGCAATTTATTAAGCCAGATATTCGCACTCTTTGTATTGGTCAAGCCTGTTCAATGGGCGCATTCTTGCTTGCTGGCGGAACTGCTGGCAAACGAGCTGCATTGCCTAATGCACGAGTGATGATTCATCAACCTTTGGGTGGTTTCCGTGGTCAAGCATCGGATATTCAAATTCACGCACAAGAAATTTTGAAAATTAAACACACCTTAAATGATCGTTTAGCATTCCATACTGGACAAAGTATTGAGCGTATTGAGAAAGATACCGACCGCGATAATTTTATGTCAGCTGAAGAAGCACAAGCGTATGGTTTGGTGGATGAAGTCTTGGTTAAACGTTAA
- the htpX gene encoding protease HtpX, whose product MMMRILLFLATNMAVMLVLGIILSVTGIAGNSTGGILIMALLFGFAGSLISLFLSKTMALRSVDGEVITQPRNQTERWLIDTVSRQAQKAGIPMPDVAIYHSPDVNAFATGATKSNSLVAVSTGLLNNMTEAEAEAVLAHEISHISNGDMVTMALLQGVLNTFVIFLSRVIATAVASSRNNNGEETRSSGIYFLVSMVLEMLFGVLASIIAMWFSRYREFRADAGSASLVGKEKMIMALQRLQQLHEPQNLEGSLNAFMINGKRSELFMSHPPLEKRIEALRNL is encoded by the coding sequence ATTATGATGCGTATTCTTCTTTTCTTGGCAACCAATATGGCTGTAATGCTGGTATTAGGTATTATTTTAAGTGTGACTGGAATTGCAGGAAATAGCACTGGCGGCATTTTAATTATGGCTTTGCTATTTGGTTTTGCTGGCTCATTAATTTCCTTATTCCTGTCTAAAACGATGGCATTACGTTCTGTAGACGGAGAGGTGATTACTCAACCTCGTAATCAAACTGAACGTTGGTTAATTGATACCGTTAGTCGCCAAGCGCAGAAAGCGGGTATTCCCATGCCAGACGTGGCGATTTATCATTCTCCCGATGTGAATGCTTTTGCTACAGGTGCAACGAAAAGCAATTCTTTAGTGGCAGTGAGTACGGGATTATTAAACAACATGACGGAGGCTGAAGCTGAAGCTGTTTTAGCGCACGAAATTTCTCATATTTCCAATGGGGATATGGTGACGATGGCGTTATTGCAAGGCGTATTGAATACTTTCGTGATTTTCTTATCTCGCGTTATTGCAACGGCGGTGGCAAGTTCGCGTAACAATAATGGAGAGGAAACGCGCAGTTCAGGTATTTATTTCTTGGTTTCGATGGTATTGGAAATGCTCTTTGGTGTGCTTGCGAGTATTATCGCAATGTGGTTCTCACGCTACCGCGAATTCCGTGCAGATGCTGGTTCAGCAAGTTTAGTAGGCAAAGAAAAAATGATCATGGCATTGCAACGTTTGCAACAACTTCACGAACCACAAAATCTCGAAGGTTCTTTAAATGCCTTTATGATTAATGGTAAACGCAGTGAACTCTTTATGAGCCATCCACCACTCGAAAAGCGTATTGAAGCCTTACGTAATCTTTAA
- the nusG gene encoding transcription termination/antitermination protein NusG: MTEETTVSKKRWYVLQAFSGFESRVALTLREYIKQQQMEDQFGEVLVPTEEVVENVAGKRRKSERKFFPGYVLVEMEMNDETWHLVKSVPRVMGFIGGTPDKPAPISKREADTILNRLEQNTDKPRHRNEYHPGEEVRVTEGPFADFNGTVEEVDYEKGRLKVSVSIFGRATPVELEFGQVEKIH, translated from the coding sequence ATGACTGAAGAAACAACAGTATCAAAAAAACGTTGGTATGTATTACAAGCGTTTTCTGGCTTTGAAAGTCGTGTAGCTCTAACTTTACGTGAATACATAAAACAACAACAAATGGAAGATCAATTTGGTGAAGTTTTAGTGCCAACTGAAGAAGTGGTGGAAAATGTAGCAGGTAAACGTCGCAAAAGTGAACGTAAATTTTTTCCAGGTTATGTACTTGTAGAAATGGAAATGAATGATGAAACTTGGCATTTAGTAAAAAGTGTGCCAAGAGTGATGGGTTTTATCGGTGGTACACCAGATAAACCTGCACCTATTTCCAAACGTGAAGCGGATACTATTTTAAATCGTCTTGAACAAAATACTGATAAACCTCGTCATCGTAATGAATATCATCCGGGAGAGGAAGTTCGTGTGACTGAAGGGCCATTTGCTGATTTTAATGGTACAGTAGAAGAAGTGGATTATGAAAAAGGTCGCTTAAAAGTGTCTGTATCAATCTTTGGCCGTGCTACACCAGTTGAGCTTGAATTTGGTCAAGTTGAAAAAATACACTAA
- the secE gene encoding preprotein translocase subunit SecE, with amino-acid sequence MATEIVDKKKNTQEVIVEGKSKGLNTFLWVLVVIFFAAAAIGNIYFQQIYSLPIRVIGMAIALVIAFILAAITNQGTKARAFFNDSRTEARKVVWPTRAEARQTTLIVIGVTMIASLFFWAVDSIIVTVINFLTDLRF; translated from the coding sequence ATGGCAACCGAAATTGTTGATAAAAAGAAAAATACGCAAGAAGTGATCGTTGAAGGCAAATCTAAAGGTTTAAATACATTCCTTTGGGTTTTAGTTGTGATCTTTTTTGCTGCTGCGGCAATTGGGAATATTTATTTCCAACAAATCTATTCTTTACCGATTCGTGTTATTGGTATGGCTATTGCATTAGTCATTGCATTTATTTTAGCGGCAATTACTAATCAAGGAACAAAAGCACGTGCGTTCTTTAATGACTCTCGTACAGAAGCGCGTAAAGTCGTATGGCCAACCCGTGCTGAAGCGCGTCAAACAACATTGATCGTTATCGGGGTAACAATGATTGCTTCTCTCTTCTTTTGGGCAGTAGATTCGATTATTGTGACAGTGATTAATTTCTTAACTGATTTGAGATTCTAA
- a CDS encoding RidA family protein encodes MTQIIHTEKAPAAIGPYVQAVDLGNLVLTSGQIPVNPATGEVPADIVAQARQSLENVKAIIEKAGLTAADIVKTTVFVKDLNDFAAVNAEYERFFKENNHPNFPARSCVEVARLPKDVGLEIEAIAVRK; translated from the coding sequence ATGACTCAAATTATTCATACTGAAAAAGCACCAGCAGCCATTGGCCCTTATGTTCAAGCGGTTGATCTTGGCAATCTAGTTTTAACCTCAGGGCAAATTCCAGTGAATCCTGCAACAGGCGAAGTGCCAGCTGACATCGTTGCACAAGCACGCCAATCTTTAGAAAACGTGAAAGCGATTATCGAGAAAGCAGGTTTAACCGCAGCCGATATTGTAAAAACAACGGTTTTCGTGAAAGATCTTAATGATTTTGCTGCGGTTAATGCAGAATACGAACGTTTCTTTAAAGAAAATAATCATCCTAACTTCCCTGCTCGTTCTTGCGTAGAAGTTGCGCGTTTACCAAAAGATGTGGGATTAGAAATTGAAGCGATTGCTGTAAGAAAATAA
- a CDS encoding TrkH family potassium uptake protein → MRILSIIRIIGILVMCFSGTMLVPAFVALIYGDGGGKAFMQAFMLSLTAGTLLWWPCHHHKQELRSRDGFLIVVAFWLVLGSLATLPLLLFDSPHLTIASAVFEAFSGLTTTGATVMTGLDNLPKSILFYRQFLQWLGGMGIIVLAVAIIPLLGIGGTQLYRAESSGPLKDQKSLPKISEVAKALWIIYASLTVLCAIAYWLSGMNLFDAIGHSFSTISNGGFSTHDASIGYFNQASIYWVTTIFMLIGGVNFSLHISAFLALGKRNIWRNYWKDPEFRFFLTMQIIFIGIVSLSLYGYGLVSDINEAVTKGALQLTSMSMTAGYTIFDIDNLPPFIGLLLVISAVIGGCGGSTTGGLKAIRTLILWKQIDRELHSLIHPNLVQPIRIGKNRLAPRMIESIWAFFIIFILVYWGCVFAVILCGMNTFDAMGAVFATLTNAGPGLGFIHESFIGVPESAKLVFSFAMICGRLEMFSLIVLFIPSYWKK, encoded by the coding sequence GTGCGTATTTTATCGATTATCCGAATTATTGGTATTCTTGTGATGTGTTTTTCAGGTACGATGCTAGTTCCTGCATTTGTTGCTCTGATTTATGGTGATGGGGGCGGCAAGGCATTTATGCAGGCTTTTATGTTGAGCTTGACAGCGGGCACATTGCTTTGGTGGCCATGCCATCACCATAAACAAGAATTACGATCCCGTGATGGTTTTTTGATTGTTGTGGCTTTTTGGTTAGTTTTAGGAAGCTTGGCAACATTGCCTCTTTTATTGTTCGATTCACCACATTTAACTATTGCTTCAGCCGTATTTGAAGCATTTTCTGGCTTAACTACTACTGGTGCAACGGTAATGACGGGGCTGGATAATTTACCTAAATCTATTTTGTTTTATCGTCAGTTTTTACAATGGTTAGGTGGTATGGGGATTATCGTATTGGCTGTGGCGATAATTCCGCTGTTGGGAATTGGTGGGACACAATTATATCGAGCAGAATCTTCAGGCCCTCTTAAAGATCAAAAATCTTTGCCTAAAATTTCAGAAGTGGCGAAAGCGCTATGGATTATTTATGCTTCATTAACTGTTCTTTGTGCCATTGCATATTGGCTATCAGGAATGAATCTTTTTGATGCCATTGGGCATAGTTTTTCAACAATTTCAAATGGCGGATTTTCAACGCACGATGCAAGTATTGGCTATTTTAATCAAGCTTCCATTTATTGGGTTACAACAATTTTTATGCTGATTGGTGGTGTTAATTTTAGTTTACATATTTCCGCTTTTCTTGCACTAGGTAAAAGAAATATTTGGCGAAATTATTGGAAAGATCCCGAATTTCGTTTTTTTCTAACGATGCAAATTATTTTTATTGGTATTGTATCTCTATCTTTATATGGTTATGGTTTAGTTTCAGATATAAACGAGGCAGTAACAAAAGGTGCATTACAATTAACATCAATGTCAATGACTGCTGGTTATACGATTTTTGATATTGATAATCTTCCGCCTTTTATTGGGCTTTTACTGGTAATTTCTGCGGTAATTGGTGGTTGTGGTGGTTCAACAACTGGGGGATTAAAAGCGATACGGACACTTATATTGTGGAAACAAATCGATCGAGAACTGCATAGTTTAATCCATCCAAATTTAGTACAACCAATTCGAATAGGTAAAAATCGTCTAGCACCAAGAATGATAGAAAGTATTTGGGCATTTTTCATTATTTTTATACTGGTTTATTGGGGGTGTGTTTTTGCTGTTATTCTTTGTGGAATGAATACTTTTGATGCGATGGGAGCCGTATTCGCCACATTAACGAATGCAGGACCGGGACTTGGTTTTATTCACGAAAGTTTTATTGGTGTTCCAGAAAGTGCTAAATTAGTCTTTAGTTTTGCTATGATCTGTGGACGTTTAGAAATGTTTTCATTAATCGTGCTGTTTATTCCAAGCTATTGGAAAAAATAA
- the tig gene encoding trigger factor has product MSLNIETTQGLERRVAITVPTEIVSKAVREEFKRAAKNVRVDGFRKGHVPAHIIEQRFGASIRQDVLNDLLPRHFFDAVIAEKINIAGRPTFAIETFEEGKDLVFTATFEVYPEVKLQGLENIKVEKPTVEITEADIDKMIDVLRKQQATWAESQDVVKADDRVTIDFVGSVDGEEFEGGKATDFVLFMGQGRMIPGFEEGIVGHKAGEQFDIDVTFPAEYHAENLKGKAAKFAITLKKIENMVLPELTDEFVAKFGPNTKSVADLRAEIRKNMERELKNALVSRVKQQVINGLIEQNPIDVPASAVEEEINVLRNQAAQRFGGNAQQTAQLPRELFEAEATRRVQVGLLFSEVIKSNELKADEERAKAMIADIASAYEQPAEVVEYYSKNEELMNNIRNVVLEEQAVDAVLAKAQVTEKVSSFDEIMNPQA; this is encoded by the coding sequence ATGTCATTAAATATTGAAACAACTCAAGGTTTAGAACGCCGCGTAGCGATTACCGTTCCAACTGAAATTGTCTCTAAAGCCGTTCGTGAAGAATTTAAACGTGCTGCAAAAAATGTACGCGTAGATGGTTTCCGTAAAGGTCATGTGCCTGCCCATATCATTGAACAACGTTTTGGTGCGTCAATTCGTCAAGATGTATTAAACGATTTATTACCACGTCATTTTTTTGATGCTGTTATTGCAGAAAAAATTAATATTGCAGGTCGTCCAACTTTTGCTATTGAAACTTTTGAAGAAGGTAAAGACTTAGTTTTCACTGCCACTTTTGAGGTTTATCCAGAAGTTAAATTACAAGGTTTAGAAAATATCAAAGTTGAAAAACCAACTGTTGAAATCACGGAAGCTGACATTGATAAAATGATCGATGTGTTACGTAAACAACAAGCTACTTGGGCTGAAAGTCAAGATGTTGTAAAAGCAGATGATCGTGTCACTATTGATTTTGTTGGCTCTGTAGATGGCGAAGAATTTGAAGGTGGTAAAGCTACTGACTTCGTATTATTTATGGGTCAAGGTCGTATGATTCCAGGTTTTGAAGAAGGAATTGTTGGTCATAAAGCAGGTGAGCAATTTGATATTGATGTGACTTTCCCAGCGGAATACCACGCAGAAAACTTGAAAGGTAAAGCTGCAAAATTTGCGATCACTTTGAAAAAAATCGAAAATATGGTGTTGCCTGAATTAACAGATGAATTTGTTGCTAAATTTGGTCCTAATACTAAGTCTGTTGCTGATTTGCGTGCAGAAATCCGTAAAAATATGGAACGTGAATTGAAAAATGCGTTAGTTTCTCGTGTTAAACAACAAGTAATCAATGGTTTAATTGAACAAAATCCGATTGATGTGCCAGCTTCTGCAGTAGAAGAAGAAATTAATGTATTACGCAATCAAGCAGCTCAACGTTTTGGCGGTAATGCACAACAAACTGCACAGTTACCACGTGAATTATTTGAAGCTGAAGCAACTCGTCGTGTTCAAGTAGGTTTATTATTCTCTGAAGTGATTAAATCTAATGAATTAAAAGCTGATGAAGAACGCGCTAAAGCAATGATTGCAGATATTGCATCAGCTTACGAGCAGCCAGCAGAAGTTGTGGAATATTACAGCAAAAACGAAGAGTTAATGAATAATATTCGCAATGTAGTATTGGAAGAACAAGCTGTTGATGCAGTACTTGCAAAAGCACAAGTAACAGAAAAAGTTTCTTCATTCGATGAAATTATGAATCCACAAGCATAA
- a CDS encoding YigZ family protein, with the protein MAEYLVPKSAVVFEEEIKKSRFITYLQHTEGLEDARAFWAKIKQEHPNARHHCWAAVAGKPTDSLQLGFSDDGEPAGTAGKPMLSALQGSQLGEISAVVVRYYGGILLGTGGLVRAYGNGVQQALKLIESEIKVERTPFKLDCDYGQLRLVQQLCEKYQVEILSQGFQANIHLILGISEKTIEAFSSELTEKSSGRLVIQLLEIGE; encoded by the coding sequence ATGGCGGAATACCTCGTTCCTAAAAGTGCGGTTGTTTTTGAAGAAGAAATTAAGAAAAGCCGTTTTATTACTTATTTACAGCACACCGAAGGTTTAGAAGACGCAAGAGCTTTTTGGGCAAAGATTAAACAAGAACATCCAAATGCTCGGCATCATTGTTGGGCTGCCGTAGCAGGCAAGCCAACAGATTCTCTACAACTTGGTTTTTCTGATGATGGCGAACCTGCTGGAACGGCAGGAAAGCCAATGTTGAGTGCATTGCAAGGTAGTCAATTAGGTGAAATCAGTGCGGTGGTGGTTCGCTATTATGGCGGCATTTTGCTTGGAACGGGCGGATTAGTTCGTGCTTACGGCAATGGCGTACAACAAGCGTTAAAGCTGATTGAAAGCGAAATTAAAGTTGAACGAACCCCTTTCAAACTTGATTGTGACTATGGTCAGTTAAGGTTGGTTCAACAACTTTGTGAAAAATATCAGGTTGAGATTTTATCTCAAGGTTTTCAGGCAAATATTCATTTGATTTTAGGTATTAGTGAAAAAACAATAGAGGCGTTTTCTTCAGAATTAACGGAAAAGTCTTCAGGTAGATTGGTTATTCAACTTTTAGAGATAGGCGAATAG
- a CDS encoding PT domain-containing protein produces the protein MTNFKFSLLACSIAFALNASTVYAAQPTNQPTNQPTNQPTNQPTNQPTNQPTNQPTNQPTNQPK, from the coding sequence ATGACCAACTTTAAATTCAGCCTGCTTGCTTGCTCTATTGCATTTGCATTAAATGCAAGCACAGTCTATGCAGCCCAACCAACCAACCAACCAACCAACCAACCAACCAACCAACCAACCAACCAACCAACCAACCAACCAACCAACCAACCAACCAACCAACCAACCAACCAACCAACCAACCAACCAAAATAG
- the tusA gene encoding sulfurtransferase TusA — translation MSEISVTQTLNTLGLRCPEPVMLVRKNIRHLNDGEILLIIADDPATTRDIPSFCQFMDHTLLQSEVEKPPFKYWVKRGK, via the coding sequence ATGTCTGAAATTTCCGTCACACAAACCCTAAATACTTTAGGATTACGTTGCCCAGAACCTGTCATGCTTGTTCGTAAAAATATTCGTCATCTTAACGATGGAGAAATACTTTTGATTATTGCTGACGATCCTGCAACAACAAGAGATATTCCAAGTTTCTGTCAATTTATGGATCACACATTACTGCAAAGTGAAGTGGAAAAGCCCCCGTTCAAATATTGGGTGAAAAGAGGAAAATAA
- the clpX gene encoding ATP-dependent protease ATP-binding subunit ClpX, producing the protein MTDKDKDLHCSFCGKEKGEVDKLIAGTGGYICNECIELCHSMLEESNDENLEESAVENKDKLPTPHEIRAHLDDYVIGQDYAKKVLSVAVYNHYKRLRTNYESNDVELGKSNILLIGPTGSGKTLLAQTLARRLNVPFAMADATTLTEAGYVGEDVENVLQKLLQNCEYDTEKAEKGIIYIDEIDKISRKSEGASITRDVSGEGVQQALLKLIEGTIASIPPQGGRKHPQQEMVKLDTSKILFICGGAFAGLDKIIDKRTQTSTSIGFNAKVEKDEKQQSLSELFRQVEPDDLMKFGLIPEFIGRLPMIAPLSELDEDALIQILTKPKNALIKQYQALFGLEKVELDFTPEALKAMAKKALERKTGARGLRSIVEAVLLDTMYDLPSLENLQKVIVDESTIVDNLAPKLEY; encoded by the coding sequence ATGACAGACAAAGATAAAGATTTGCACTGCTCTTTTTGCGGAAAAGAAAAAGGCGAAGTAGATAAATTAATTGCTGGCACAGGCGGTTATATTTGTAATGAATGTATTGAACTTTGTCACTCAATGCTTGAAGAAAGTAATGATGAAAACCTAGAGGAAAGTGCGGTCGAAAATAAAGATAAATTGCCAACGCCTCACGAAATTCGCGCCCATCTGGATGATTATGTTATTGGTCAAGATTATGCGAAAAAAGTGCTTTCTGTGGCAGTTTATAATCATTATAAACGCTTGCGAACTAACTATGAAAGCAATGATGTAGAGCTTGGCAAAAGTAATATTTTACTTATAGGCCCTACAGGTAGCGGAAAAACGTTACTTGCGCAAACATTAGCTCGTCGTTTAAATGTACCCTTTGCGATGGCAGATGCAACCACATTAACGGAAGCTGGTTATGTGGGAGAAGATGTAGAGAATGTATTACAGAAACTTTTGCAAAATTGTGAATACGATACTGAAAAAGCAGAGAAAGGCATTATTTATATTGATGAAATTGATAAAATTAGCCGTAAATCGGAAGGCGCATCAATTACTCGAGATGTTTCAGGAGAGGGGGTGCAACAGGCTTTATTAAAACTTATTGAAGGTACAATAGCTTCCATTCCACCTCAAGGCGGTCGTAAACATCCACAACAAGAAATGGTAAAATTGGATACGTCTAAAATTCTCTTTATTTGCGGCGGTGCATTTGCAGGATTAGATAAAATTATTGATAAACGCACTCAAACCAGTACGAGTATTGGTTTTAATGCCAAAGTTGAAAAAGATGAAAAACAACAATCTCTTTCTGAATTATTCCGTCAAGTTGAACCTGATGATTTGATGAAATTTGGTTTAATTCCAGAATTTATCGGACGCTTGCCAATGATTGCCCCATTAAGTGAATTAGACGAAGATGCGCTGATACAAATTCTCACAAAACCAAAAAACGCATTAATTAAACAATATCAAGCCTTATTTGGATTGGAAAAAGTAGAATTGGATTTCACACCAGAAGCATTAAAAGCAATGGCGAAAAAAGCACTTGAAAGAAAAACGGGTGCGCGTGGCTTACGTTCTATCGTAGAAGCAGTGTTGTTAGATACAATGTATGATCTACCGTCTCTTGAGAATTTACAAAAAGTTATCGTTGATGAATCGACAATTGTAGATAATCTTGCGCCAAAATTAGAATATTAG
- a CDS encoding MlaA family lipoprotein, whose protein sequence is MKTKVILTALLSAIALTGCANHNATKQASERNDSLEDFNRTMWKFNYNVIDRYVLEPAAKGWNNYVPKPISSGLAGIANNLDEPVSFINRLIEGEPKKAFVHFNRFWINTVFGLGGFIDFASASKELRIDNQRGFGETLGSYGVDAGTYIVLPIYNATTPRQLTGAVVDAAYMYPFWQWVGGPWALVKYGVQAVDARAKNLNNAELLRQAQDPYITFREAYYQNLQFKVNDGKLVESKESLPDDILKEID, encoded by the coding sequence ATGAAAACAAAGGTAATTTTGACCGCACTTTTGAGTGCCATTGCACTAACAGGTTGTGCAAATCACAACGCCACGAAACAAGCAAGTGAGCGTAATGATTCCCTTGAAGACTTCAATCGAACAATGTGGAAATTTAACTATAATGTTATAGATCGCTATGTGCTAGAACCCGCTGCAAAAGGTTGGAATAACTATGTGCCTAAGCCGATTTCTTCTGGTCTTGCTGGCATCGCAAATAATCTTGATGAGCCAGTCAGTTTCATAAACCGATTAATTGAAGGTGAACCGAAAAAAGCATTTGTTCACTTTAATCGCTTTTGGATTAACACTGTATTTGGACTAGGTGGTTTTATTGATTTTGCGAGCGCAAGCAAAGAATTACGCATAGATAATCAACGTGGATTTGGGGAAACTTTAGGTAGCTACGGCGTAGATGCTGGCACTTATATTGTGCTACCGATTTATAATGCAACAACACCACGCCAATTAACGGGTGCAGTGGTTGATGCGGCTTATATGTATCCATTCTGGCAATGGGTTGGTGGTCCGTGGGCATTAGTGAAATATGGTGTGCAAGCAGTGGATGCCCGTGCGAAAAATCTCAATAATGCAGAATTGTTACGTCAAGCTCAAGATCCATATATCACGTTCCGAGAAGCTTATTACCAAAATTTACAATTTAAAGTAAACGATGGGAAATTAGTCGAAAGCAAAGAATCACTTCCCGATGACATACTAAAAGAAATTGATTAA